One Trichosurus vulpecula isolate mTriVul1 chromosome 7, mTriVul1.pri, whole genome shotgun sequence genomic region harbors:
- the LOC118856113 gene encoding C-C motif chemokine 4-like, translating to MSSESIPESVLLPHPKTMVSVVAFSILLILVPGLSLEAKKHGRHDSPETCCFQYASRKIRNVVACYETSSRCANPGVVVITNKGRQVCVHPRNAGDCVISPQPEAILKTTGEYDPQTTLPFADSAPYEV from the exons ATGAGCTCTGAGTCTATTCCTGAAAGTGTTCTCCTTCCACATCCAAAGACCATGGTGTCCGTGGTGGCCTTCTCCATCCTCCTCATTTTGGTACCTGGCCTCAGCTTGGAAGCCAAGAAGCATG GGAGACATGACAGCCCAGAAACCTGCTGTTTCCAGTATGCCTCTCGCAAGATTCGCAATGTAGTTGCTTGTTATGAGACCAGTAGCCGGTGTGCCAACCCAGGAGTTGT TGTCATCACCAACAAAGGACGCCAGGTCTGTGTCCACCCAAGGAATGCTGGAGACTGTGTCATTTCCCCACAGCCAGAGGCAATCCTCAAGACGACTGGGGAATACGATCCTCAGACAACACTTCCCTTTGCAGATAGTGCCCCTTACGAAGTatga